One part of the Lathamus discolor isolate bLatDis1 chromosome 23, bLatDis1.hap1, whole genome shotgun sequence genome encodes these proteins:
- the ATF1 gene encoding cyclic AMP-dependent transcription factor ATF-1 isoform X2 — translation MSLRGPAPLTVVQLPGEQVQVQGVIQTAQSSSVIHSPQVQTVQVSSLSESEDSQDSSDSIGSSQKARGILARRPSYRKILKDLSSEDTRDRKGDEESPGVSTVTSMSVPTPIYQTSTGQYIAIAANGLQLASPGADGVQGLQTLTMANAGGAQPGTTILQYAQTSDGQQILVPSNQVVVQTASGDMQTYQIRTTPTTTSLPQTVVMTSPVTLTSQTSKTDDPQLKREIRLMKNREAARECRRKKKEYVKCLENRVAVLENQNKTLIEELKTLKDLYCHKSV, via the exons ATGTCTCTAAGAGGTCCTGCACCCCTGACAGTCGTTCAGCTTCCTGGAGAACAAGTCCAGGTCCAGGGAGTCATTCAGACAGCTCAGTCCTCTTCTGTAATCCACTCACCTCAGGTGCAAACAGTGCAG gTCTCTTCTTTGTCTGAGAGTGAAGATTCTCAGGATTCATCAGATAGCATAGGCTCCTCACAGAAAGCTCGAGGCATCTTAGCTCGTCGTCCTTCGTACCG GAAAATCCTGAAGGATCTTTCTTCTGAAGATACACGTGACAGAAAAGGAGATGAGGAGAGTCCTGGTGTCTCTACTGTTACATCTATGTCCGTTCCCACACCCATCTACCAGACAAGCACTGGACAGTACA tTGCCATTGCTGCCAATGGCTTGCAGCTGGCCAGCCCGGGCGCTGATGGCGTGCAGGGTCTGCAGACACTGACCATGGCCAATGCTGGTGGTGCTCAGCCTGGGACGACGATACTGCAGTACGCACAGACATCGGATGGTCAACAGATCCTTGTCCCCAGCAACCAGGTGGTAGTGCAGA CTGCCTCGGGGGACATGCAGACCTACCAGATCCGCACCACCCCGACCACCACCTCCCTGCCCCAGACCGTGGTGATGACATCTCCTGTCACCCTGACGTCGCAGACGAGTAAGACGGATGATCCACAGTTGAAACGAGAGATACGGCTGATGAAGAACAG agaagctgctcgAGAATGCCGCAGAAAGAAGAAGGAGTATGTGAAATGCCTGGAAAATCGAGTCGCGGTCCtggaaaaccagaacaaaactcTCATTGAAGAGTTAAAAACTTTGAAAGATCTTTACTGTCATAAAAGCGTGTAA
- the ATF1 gene encoding cyclic AMP-dependent transcription factor ATF-1 isoform X1 produces the protein MEEVHKSSSNSSVSPSQTSAVQGTTLQAAQLSHIAQQMSLRGPAPLTVVQLPGEQVQVQGVIQTAQSSSVIHSPQVQTVQVSSLSESEDSQDSSDSIGSSQKARGILARRPSYRKILKDLSSEDTRDRKGDEESPGVSTVTSMSVPTPIYQTSTGQYIAIAANGLQLASPGADGVQGLQTLTMANAGGAQPGTTILQYAQTSDGQQILVPSNQVVVQTASGDMQTYQIRTTPTTTSLPQTVVMTSPVTLTSQTSKTDDPQLKREIRLMKNREAARECRRKKKEYVKCLENRVAVLENQNKTLIEELKTLKDLYCHKSV, from the exons ATGGAAGAGGTGCACAAGAGCAGCAGTAACAGTTCAGTGTCGCCTTCACAAACGTCAGCTGTACAAGGTACAACACTACaggcagctcagctctctcatATTGCTCAACAG ATGTCTCTAAGAGGTCCTGCACCCCTGACAGTCGTTCAGCTTCCTGGAGAACAAGTCCAGGTCCAGGGAGTCATTCAGACAGCTCAGTCCTCTTCTGTAATCCACTCACCTCAGGTGCAAACAGTGCAG gTCTCTTCTTTGTCTGAGAGTGAAGATTCTCAGGATTCATCAGATAGCATAGGCTCCTCACAGAAAGCTCGAGGCATCTTAGCTCGTCGTCCTTCGTACCG GAAAATCCTGAAGGATCTTTCTTCTGAAGATACACGTGACAGAAAAGGAGATGAGGAGAGTCCTGGTGTCTCTACTGTTACATCTATGTCCGTTCCCACACCCATCTACCAGACAAGCACTGGACAGTACA tTGCCATTGCTGCCAATGGCTTGCAGCTGGCCAGCCCGGGCGCTGATGGCGTGCAGGGTCTGCAGACACTGACCATGGCCAATGCTGGTGGTGCTCAGCCTGGGACGACGATACTGCAGTACGCACAGACATCGGATGGTCAACAGATCCTTGTCCCCAGCAACCAGGTGGTAGTGCAGA CTGCCTCGGGGGACATGCAGACCTACCAGATCCGCACCACCCCGACCACCACCTCCCTGCCCCAGACCGTGGTGATGACATCTCCTGTCACCCTGACGTCGCAGACGAGTAAGACGGATGATCCACAGTTGAAACGAGAGATACGGCTGATGAAGAACAG agaagctgctcgAGAATGCCGCAGAAAGAAGAAGGAGTATGTGAAATGCCTGGAAAATCGAGTCGCGGTCCtggaaaaccagaacaaaactcTCATTGAAGAGTTAAAAACTTTGAAAGATCTTTACTGTCATAAAAGCGTGTAA
- the TMPRSS12 gene encoding transmembrane protease serine 12, giving the protein MRVWIERHRRHSDRCWYPRLQGCTPGERMRWELRAAALVLVLVPPVMVGAVPVVMAPGDAPDVPPFCFAACGHRPLLEGSSGSRIVGGHDAPVGAWPWLVSLQLYRGGGRYSHVCGGVLVNRNSVLTAGHCVTGRRAPYTWRAALGVHNLGQPGAHTTRRHIRSIVVHPGFKRDTFENDIAVLELSSAARYGSAVQPICLPPAHLYPLTHGGTQCFISGWGRKTEQGKISAVLQEAQVEIIPSSVCNSSDAYGGLVNDNMICAGSPWGGTDSCQGDSGGPLACYHPPTDRYYLMGIASFGVGCGRPRFPGIYVRLSQYRRWIQAELELNNKAVRPTSVPLAVLLSLTPAVLVWSL; this is encoded by the exons ATGCGCGTTTGGATTGAGCGGCACCGTCGCCATAGCGACCGTTGTTGGTACCCGCGCCTCCAGGGGTGCACCCCCGGGGAGAGGATGCGGTGGGAGCTCCGTGCGGCCGCGCTTGTCCTGGTGCTGGTGCCGCCGGTGATGGTCGGTGCCGTGCCCGTCGTGATGGCGCCTGGGGATGCACCGGATG TGCCTCCATTCTGCTTTGCAGCGTGCGGACACCGGCCGCTCCTGGAAGGCAGCTCGGGATCCCGCATCGTAGGTGGACACGATGCTCCGGTCGGAGCGTGGCCGTGGCTCGTGAGCCTCCAGCTTTACCGCGGTGGCGGCCGATACTCGCACGTCTGTGGAGGAGTTTTAGTCAATAGGAACTCGGTGCTTACCGCCGGCCACTGCGTTACAGGGAGGAG GGCCCCATACACCTGGCGGGCTGCTTTGGGGGTGCACAACCTTGGGCAGCCCGGTGCCCACACCACCAGGAGACACATCAGGAGCATCGTGGTGCACCCAGGCTTCAAGAGAGACACGTTCGAGAACGACATCGCCGTGCTGGAGCTCAGCTCCGCGGCGCGCTACGGCAGCGCCGTTCAGCCCATCTGCCTGCCGCCCGCCCACCTGTACCCACTCACCCACGGCGGGACGCAGTGCTTCATCAGCGGCTGGGGACGCAAGACAGAGCAAG GTAAAATTTCAGCTGTGTTACAAGAAGCACAAGTGGAAATCATTCCTTCCAGTGTCTGTAACAGTTCTGATGCCTACGGAGGGCTGGTTAACGACAACATGATCTGCGCTGGCTCTCCATGGGGAGGCACCGATAGCTGTCAG GGAGACAGTGGAGGACCTTTGGCGTGCTATCACCCCCCTACCGACAGATACTACCTCATGGGGATCGCCAGCTTTGGAGTTGGCTGTGGCCGACCACGATTCCCTGGGATCTACGTCCGTTTGTCTCAATACAGGAGATGGATACAAGCTGAACTGGAGCTGAATAACAAGGCTGTGCGCCCCACGAGCGTTCCACTCGCCGTCCTTCTCAGCCTGACACCCGCAGTACTCGTGTGGAGTCTCTGA